The region cattctctaagactgtgatcaactgcaagcagtcgaccacagtctcggggactacacccagtgggtgcactcagcgtgcccccaccggtttgtgaaatccagtcgaccagtcgactgacagaaagattgacatcataaagcctaaggccaactgccagcagtcgaccttagccttggggactacacccagcgggtgcactcagcgtgcccccgctaacacggagtttattcgacacccagtgggtgcactcagcgtgcccccaccggtttgtgaaatccagtcgaccagtcgactgacagaaagattgacatcataaagcctaaggccgacttccagcagtcgaccttagccttggggactacacccagcgggtgcactcagcgtgcccccgctaacacggagtttattcgacacacccactgggtgactactataaattccggaaaagaaaagtttttggtagcatatccaacagaacaaacagcggtcgactgacctggacattactttggagggcagagctggcgtcataagctgcctggctcgcgtcccggatggtcttcagctgctccatcatgagtcccgcctggcgtattgcttccTTCGCTGCGCCACCTTGGTCCtcggggacgtggtgcgtcgtgaagagggagggctgctgagcactcgtcagtggatttgcgaaggacaccgtgtgtcgagtggtgttctcttcctccacagtcagaatctcaggcgctgtcacatcctgaggcaccctactggcggacgctttccgactcctcttgcgtgtcagtggttcttcatcctcgtcgtcgtcagggagattgataacagtgttgggtggagctgcggagaagaatcaggatcagagatcgcgagtcagtcgactaagaacggtgttaagaatacagtacctgggttcgaagttgctgcatcctccatctcgtggtcgtcagcccgggccgaggtctcagaagtggcagcactgcaactccaaaggatcagtcgactaacttcagcgtcgaccagagataaagttcacacagaataagaaaatatgagcagcacagttaccctgatatggtggggatggacaccttcatcttcggcaagagtttgatcggcttcgacgaggctgccctgggctgcttcggcgccttttcagtcggcaccggagaggtggtccgagggcgcttggtcgactgagtggcggtcacaacccccttaccacgttcagttgaagggtcgtggacaagcttcgaccgcctttctgagcgcggcggtacgacctcctcctcctcctcttcctcgtcctcgacgtcgtcttcatcaccgacatcatcatcatcgtcgtcatcatcctctgcaacatccgagtcccattcctcctcttcctggctctcgcccccgctcgcctcgccctcctcagtcgaagcttgtgccccattgggcatcgagtacagctcggtgagggcctagcagatgcccagataaggatcagtcgaccagtcggcagggttaacAGAAATGAATACGACGAGGGCGCAgcggagagcagagcaagtgtaccttgtttgagtcgctgttgtggtcgagtggaggaatccttctggctccgcgtgggttgtccttgtttccggtgacggctgccatccatctttccagagtgacatcgtcgactgcttctggatggactctagtctcgtcttcggtcccacagtacaaccacatgcagtggctccggaactggagaggctggatgcgacgcctgaggaaaacctccaggaggtccatgcccgtcactccctcccgaaccaactgcaccacgcgctccatcaacatcttcacgtcagctttctcctctagaatcagcttcagaggagaaggcttgctcactcggtccatggtgaacggagggagtccactcgactgccctggcgtcgactggacctggcagtagaaccaagtcgactgccagcctctgacggactcgggaaaggtcatgggcgggaaggtgctcttattcctcacctgaatccccaggcctccgcacatttggacgactcgggttttctcatcacctgggctcgccttcttcacggtctgagatcgacacgtgaatatacgtttgaacaaaccccagtgcggtcgacagcccaagaaaccctcacacatggacacgaacgcggcaagataggcaatggagtttggggtaaagtggtggagctgcgctccgaagaagttcaaaaagccacgaaagaaaacactcggcggcaaggaaaacccgcgatcaacatgggtggccaaaagcacacactcaccctcttctggctggggctgccactccttccccggaagcctcgcagctccgtgggggatcaagccctcgttggccatgtcgaggaggtcattcttcgtgatggtcgactggatccagtctccttggacccagcccttcggcaagcgggatctggacgaggaccctccgcggctggtggatctccccttcgccttctccgacgccgacgccttctttgcacgctccagcgccgccgtcttctccttggccatggtcgccggcgagatgcgcgaagggaagtggtgcgggggcgagagcgagcacgccgagcagggaggaaggaagcagagagagggggagaatgctaaggcgcagcacagaaatcctcgccgggcacatttataaggtcccttccgagtggatgacaggtgggcccggtcgatctaatcatatctggaacagttatgcagacgggatacgtggcgaaaaaggcggcgcggagatcgaggcgtccatgccccgtcccatccgaacgccgcggtccgccccgcttcgcgcgcgccccaaaatttcgcatcccgcggaatccgcgagcaacaaatcagtctgtcaggcgcggtgtttccggcgatccgtcgctcggagatcgtcggagcctgaaagatcactcgacgcaaaaacagaatggatcaagtcgactgaaggcaagttgtttcctgtcgacgaagggattctttggtccagaacaacgcacaaccggagcgcaaaggttaatcggaatcgacatcaactccttcttcactcgaagcctcaatccattcgggggctaatgatggggttatgtacctagggtagggtcatggacctgatccaagtaacttaccccaagacatccttagaagaggtcgccttccagtcgaccaacgaagattcactcgactggcctgaaggactcgaccacgaagactcactcgaccaccaggaggtcaagaggcactctgcactgcaacggcctgtaatcaagtagactttatgatagtaaaggcctttatgtgggacgttaccagtaacgccccagacttaactcaccttaaaccctctcctacgtgggctggctggggtcctggcgcactctatataagccacccccctccacaggcagaggggttcggcatcttgtagttcatacactcataatccactcgaccgcctccgggctccgagacgtagggctgttacttcttccgagaagggcctgaactcgtacatcctttgtgcttacaacctctccatagctaggaccttgcctctccatacctacccccactctactgtcaggcttagaaccacgacagccgccGACGTCTCCGGCGGCCACGTCAACCCGGCCGTGACCTTCGCCTTCGCCATCGGCGGCCACATCGGTGTCCCGACCGCCATCTTCTACTGGACGTGCCAACTGCTCGGCTCCACGCTCGCCTGCCTCGTCCTCCACTTCCTCTCCGCCAGCCAGGTACGTGCATTACCATCGATCGATCACTTCCACTATTCCTAGTCATACATCTCAGAATGCTCGCGCCCGTGTGTGTGTCTCCAGGCCGTGCCGACGACGAGGATCGCGGTGGAGATGACCGGGTTCGGCGCGTCGATCGTGGAGGGGGTGATGACGTTCTTGCTCGTGTACACCGTGCACGTCGCCGGCGACCCTCGTGCACAAGGCAGGAAGGGGCTCGCGACGACGGTGCTGGGCGCGCTGGTGGTCGGGCTCGTGACGGGCGCCTGCGTGCTGGCGGCGAGCTCCCTCACGGGCGCGTCCATGAACCCCGCGCGGTCGTTCGGGCCGGCGGTTGTCAGCGGCGACTTCAAGAACCAGGCCGTGTACTGGGCCGGCCCCATGATCGGCGCAGCCGTGGCGGCGCTGGTACATCAGAACCTGGTGTTCCCGTccgcgccggagccgctgccgcaCGAGTCGCGGCATGGGAGCGTGCTAACAGTGGTGGTGTGATTTGTGACCTCGTATTTGCTGAACTTCTAGTAGTGTTAGTGTGTTATAATTGTTTCAGGATCAGGACTAATGTGTGTTTGTAATGGTTATATGTGTGATGTTCGTGCAATAATCAAAGCATGGATGTAAATTATCTGTAGCTTTTTGAGTACTATTATCATAATGTGTGTTTGTAGCTTTGCAATAATGGAAGCATGCTTGTAAATAATGTTTTAAGTCCAATCATCATAAACTCTTAGAGTTTGTAGCATATTCCATGGAAGCACTACTTTGAGCACATTCCACCTAAGAAAATATAAAAGCAAAAAATAGATAACTTGAGTTCAACTAAAAAAATGTTAAAAAATGGAAGCAATACTTTGAGCACATTccacctagcatatacagatatggcctcgaaacactgagaccggaaggtcgagtgtgaatcatatagtagatatgatcaacatagtgatgttcaccattgaaaactactccatttcacgtgatgatcggacatggcttagTTGATTTGTAACATTGTGATCACTtaaatgattagagggatgtctatctaagtgggagttcttaagtaatatgattaattgaactttaatttatcatgaacttagtacctgatagtatttttgcttgtctatgttattgtagatagatggctcgtgctattgtcccGTTGAATTTtagtgtgttccttgagaaagctaagttaaaagatgatgctaacaattacatggactgggtccgtaacttgaggattatcctcattgctgcatagaagaattatgtctggaagcaccgctgggtgtcaggcctgctgcagatgcaactgacgatgttaagaacgtctggcagagcaaagctgatgactactcgatagttcagtgtgccatgctttacggcttagaaccgggacttcaacaatgttttgaacgtcatggagcatatgagatgttccaggagttgaaattaatatttcaagtaaatgcccggattgagagatatgaagtctacaataagttctatagctgcaagatggaggagaatagttctgtcagttaacatatactcaaaatgtctgggtataataatcacttgattcaagtgggagttaatcttcctgatgatagtgtcattgacagaattcttcaatcacagccaccaagctataagagcttcgtgatgaactataatatgcaagggatgaacaagactattaccgagctcttcgcaatgctaaaagccgcggaggtagaaatcaaaaaggagcatcaagtgttgatggtcaacaagaccactagtttcaagaaaaatggtaaagggaagaagaaggggaactttaacaagaacggcaaacaagttgccgctcaagagaagaaacctaagtatggatctaaacctgagactgagtgcttctactgcaaagggactggtcactggaagcggaactgcccaagtatttggcggataagaaggatggcaaggtgaacaaaggtatatgtgatatacatattattgatgtgtaccttactaatgctcgcagtagaacttgggtatttgatactggttctgttgctaatatttgcaactcaaaacagggactacggattaagcggagattggctaaggacgaggtgacgatgcgcgtgggaaatggttccaaagtcgatgtgatcgcggtcggcacgctacctctacgtctaccttcggggttagttttagacctgaataattgttatatggtgccagcgttaagcatgaacattatatttggatcttgtttgatgcaagacggttattcatttaaatcagagaataatggttgttctatttatatgagtaatatcttttatggtcatgcacccttgaagagtggtctatttttgttgaatctcgatagtagtgatacacatattcataatgttgaagcaaaaagatgcagagttgataatggtagtgcgacttatttgtggcactgccatttgggtcatattggtgtaaagcgcatgaagaaactccataccgatggacttttggaatcacttgattattaatcacttggttcttgcgaaccatgcctcatgggcaagatgactaaaacgcagttctctggaactatgaagcgagcaacagatttattggaaatcatacatagtgatgtatgtggaccaatgaacattgaggctcgcggcgggtaccgttattttctcaccttcactaatgatttgagcagatatgggtatatctacttaatgaaacataagtctaaaacatttgaaaagttcaaagaatttcagagtgaagtggaaaatcatcgtaacaagaaaataaaatttctacgatctgatcgtggaggagaatatttgagttacgagtttggtctacatttgaaacaatgcagaatagtttcgcaactcacgccacccagaacaccacaacgtaatggtgtgtctgaatgtcgtaatcgtactttactcgatatggtgcgatcaatgatgtctcttactgatttaccactatcattttgggttatgcttttttagacaactgcattcacgttaaatagggcaccatcaaaatccgttgagacgacgccttatgaattgtggtttgacaagaaaccaaagtggtcgtttcttaaagtttggggctgcgatgcttatgtaaagaaacttcaacctgataagctcgaacccaaatcagagaaatgtgtcttcgtaggatacccaaaagagattattgggtacaccttctatcacatatccgaaggcaagacttctgttgctaaatttggatcctttctagagaaggagtttctctcgaaagaagtgagtgggaggaaagtagaacttgatgaggtaactgtacttgttCCCTtatttggaaagtagttcatcacataaaccggTTCTTGTGAcgcctacacaaattagtgaggaagctaatgatattgatcatgaaacttcagatcaagttactaccgaacctcgtaggtcaactagagtaagatccgcaccagagtggtacgataatcctattctggaagtcatgttacttgaccatggcgaacctacgaactatgaggaagcgaagatgagcctagattccgcaaaatggcttgtggccatgaaatctgagatgggatccatgtatgagaaaaaagtatggactttggttgacttgcccgatgatcgacaagccatcgagaataaatggatcttcaagaagaagactgacgctgatggtaatgttattgtctacaaagctcgacctgttgcgaaaggtttttgacaagttcaagggttgactatgatgagactttctcacccgtagcgatgcttaagtctgtccgaataatgttagcaattgccgcattttatgattatgaaatatggcaaacggatgtcaaaattgcattcttgaatggatttctagaagaagagttgtatatgatccaaccagaaggttttgtcaatccaaaaggtgctaacaaagtgtgcaagctccaacaatccatttatggactggtgcaagcctctcggagttggaataaacgctttgatagtatgatcaaagcatatggttttatacagacttttgaagaagcctgtatttacaagaaagtgagtgggagctctgtagcatttctgatattatatgtagacgacatattgttgattggaaatgatatagaatttctggatagcataaaaggatacttgaataaaagtttttgaatgaaagacctcggtgaagctacttgtatattgggcatcaagatctatagagatagatcaagacgcttagttggactttcacaaagcacataccttgataaagtttggaaaatgttcaaaatggatcaagcaaagaaagggttcttgcctgtattacaaggtgtgaagttgagtcagactcaatgcccgaccacttcagaagatagagagaaaatgaaagatgttccctatgcttcagccataggctctatcatgtatgcaatgttgtgtaccagacctgatgtgtgcctagctattagcttagcagggaggtaccaaagtaatctaggagtggatcactggacagcggtcaagaatatcctgaaatacctgaaaaggactaaggatatgtttctcgtttatggtggtgacaaagagctagtcgtaaatggttacgtcgatgcaagctttgatactaacccggacgattctaaatcgcaaaccggatacatgtttatattgaatggtggagctgtcagttggtgcagttctaaacaaagcgtcgtggcgggatctacatgtgaagcggagtacatagctgctttggaagcagcaaatgaaagagtctggatgaaggagttcatatccgatctaggtgtcatacctagtgcatcgggtccaatgaaaatcttttgtgacaatactggtgcaattgccttggaaaaggaatccagatttcacaagagaaccaagcacgtcaagagacgcttcaattccatccgagaccaagtccaggtgggagacatagagatttgcaagatacatatggatctgaatgttgcagacctgttgactaagcctcttccatgagcaaaacatgatcaacaccaaggctccatgggtgttagaatcattactgtgtaatctagattgttgactctagtgcaagtgggagactgaaggaaatatgccctagaggcaataataaagttattatttatttcctcatatcatgataaatgtttattattcatgctaggattgtattaaccagaaacataatacatgtgtgaatacatagacaaacatagtgtcactagtatacctctacccgactagctcattgatcaaagatggttgattttcctagccatagacacgagttatcagttgattaacgggatcacatcattaggagaatgatgtgattgacttgacccattccgttagcttagcacttaatcgtttagtatgttgctattgctttcttcatgacttatacatgttcctgtgactatgagattatacaactcccgtttaccggaggaacactttgtgtgctaccaaacgtcacaacgtaactgggtgattataaaggagctctacaggtgtctccgaaggtacatgttgagttggcgtatttcgagattgtgatttgtcactccgattgtcggagaggtatctctgggctctctcggtaatgcacatcactataagccttgcaagaaatgtagctaatgatttagttgcgggatgatgcattatgtaacgagtaaagagacttgccggtaacgagattgaactaggtatatagataacgacgaccgaatctcgggcaagtaacataccgatgacaaaggggacaacgtatgttgttatgcggtttgaccgataaagatcttcgtagaatatgtaggagccaatatgagcatccaggttctgctattggttattgaccggagacatgtctccgtcatgtctacatagttctcgaacccgtagggtccacacgcttaaagttcggtgacgatcggtattatgagcttttgtgttttgatgtaccgaaggtagttcggagtcccggatatgatcacggacatgaagaggagtctcgaaatggccaagacgtaaaaattgatatattggatgactatgttcggacaccggaagtgtttcgggaggtttcagacatatacgggagtaccgggtggttaccggaaccccctaggggatttagtgggcctcatgggccctagtggagaagaggaggggcatcCAGGGTAGgtcgtgcgccccctcccctctagtccgaattggacaaggaggggggcggcgccccctttctttcctctcctctcacccttcctttcccctcctactccaactaggaaaagagggagtcctactcccggtgggagtaggactcctccctggcgcgccctccacctggccggccgcccctcccccttgttcctttatatacgggggcagggggcacctctagatacaacaattgatctcttgatctcttagccctgtgcggtgcccccctccaccatattccacctcggtaatatcgtagcggtgcttaggcgaagccctacgccggtagcatcaacaccgtcatcacgctgttgtgctgacagaactctcccgcaaagctctgttggatcggagttcgtggggcatcatcaagctgaatgtgtgctgaactcggaggtgtcgtacgttcgatacttgatcggtcagatcgtgaagacgtacgactacatcaaccgcgttgtgctaacgcttccgctttcggtctacgagggtacgtggacaacactctaccctcttgtggctatgcatcatcatgatcttgcgtgtgcgtaggaaaatattgaaattactacgttccccaacaatggtatcagagccagattttatgcatagatgttatatgcatgagtagaagacaagtgagttctgggcgatacaagtcatactgtttaccagcatgtcatactttggttcgacggtattgttggatgaagcggcccggactgacattacgcgtacgcttacgcaagactggttttaccgacatgctttgcacataggtggctgctgggtgtcagtttctccaactttagttgaaccgagtgtggctacgcccggtccttgagaaggttaaaacatcactaacttgacgaactatcattgtggttttgatgcgtaggtaagaacggttcttgctcagcccgtagcagccacgcaaaacttgcaacaacaaagtagaggacgtataacttgtttttgcagggcatgttgtgatgtgatatggtcaaggcatgatgctaaattttattgtatgagatgatcatgttttgtaacaaagttatcggcaactggcaggagccatattgttgtcgctttattgtatgcaatgcaatcaccctgtaattgctttactttatcactaagcggtagcgatagtcgtagaagcaataggtgaaaAACGACAACGAtgttatgatggagatcaaggtgtcgcgccggtgacgatggtgatcatgacggtgcttcggagatggagatcacaagcacaagatgatgatggccatatcatatcacttatattgattgcatgtgatatttatcctttatgcatcttatttttatttgattggcggtagcattataagctgatctctcgctaaatttcaaggtataagtgttctccccgagtatgcaccgttgtgaaagttctttgtgctgagacaccacgtgatgatcgggtgtgctaggctctacgttcaaatacaacaggtgcaaaacagttgcacacgcggaatactcaggttaaacttgacgagcctagcatatacatatatggcctcggaatactgagaccgaaaggtcgagcatgaatcatatagtagatatgatcaacatagtgatgttcaccattgaaaactactccatctcacgtgatgatcggacatggcttagttgatttggatcatgtgatcacttaaatgattagagggatgtctatctaagtgggagttcttaagtaatatgattaattgaactttaatttatcatgaacttagtacctgatagtatttttgcttgtctatgttattgtagatagatggctcgtgatatTGTCCCGTTGAATTTTAGTGTGTTCCttgagaaatctaagttgaaagatgatggtagcaattacacggactgggtccataacttgaggattatcatcattgctgcatagaagaattatgtcctggaagcaccgctgggtgccaggcctgctgcagatgcaactgacgacgttaagaacgtctagcagagcaaagctgatgactactcgatagttcagtgtgccatgctttacggcttagaaccgggaattcaatgacgttttgaacatcatggagcatatgagatgttccaggagttgaaattaatatttcaagcaaatgcccagattgagagatatgaagtctccaataagttctatagctgcaagatggaggagaatagttctgtcagttaacatatactcaaaatgtctgggtataataatcacttgattcaactaggagttaatcttcctgatgatagtgtcattgacagaattcttcaatcactgccaccaagctacaagagcttcgtgatgaactataatatgcaagggatgaacaagactattcccaagctcttcgcaatgctaaaagctgcggaggtagaaatcaaaaaggagcatcaagtgttggtggtcaacaagaccactagtttcaagaaaaagggtaaagggaagaagaaggggtactttaagaagaatggcaaacaagttgccgctcaagagaagaaacctaagtctgtacctaaacctgagactgagtgcttctactgcaaagggactggtcactggaagcggaactgccccaagtatttggcggataagaaggatggcaaggtgaacaaaggtatatgtgatatacatgttattgatgtgtaccttattaatgctcgcggtagcacctgggtatttgatactggttctgttgctaatatttgcaactcaaaacagggactacgaattaagcggagattggctaaggacaaggtgacgatgcgcgtgggaaatggttccaaagttgatgtgatcgcggtcggcacgctacctctacgtctactgtcggtgtcaaaaccggcggatctcgggtaggggttcccgaactgtgcgtctaggcagatggtaacaggagacgagggacacgatgtttttacccaggttcgggccctcttgatggaggtaataccctacgttctacttgattaatattgatgatgtgggttacaagagtagatctaccacgagatcaaggaggctaaaccctagaagctagactatggtatgattgttgttcgtcttatggactaaagccatccggtttatatagacaccggagagggctagggttacacagagtcggttacaatggtaggagatctacatatccgtatcgccaagcttgccttccacgccaatgaaagtcccatccggacacgggacgaagtcttcaatcttgtatcttcatagtcttggagtctggccgatgatggtagttcggctatccggacacccctagtccgggactccctcagtagcccctgaaccaggcttcaatgacgacgagtccggcgcgcatattgtcttcggcattgcaagacgggttcctcctccgaataatttatagaagattgtgaacaccaggatagtgtccggctctgcaaaaataaattccacataccactgtagagagaataatattacacaagatcaatctgccgacgtattctgtggcgtaacatcacaccacttccaagcctttactcgagttgtt is a window of Triticum dicoccoides isolate Atlit2015 ecotype Zavitan chromosome 2B, WEW_v2.0, whole genome shotgun sequence DNA encoding:
- the LOC119368163 gene encoding probable aquaporin TIP5-1; the protein is MASNLSMHLKHCCSPPSLRSYFAEFISTFLFVFTAVGSAISARMLTPDVTSNATSLVATAVAQSFGLFAAVFVAADVSGGHVNPAVTFAFAIGGHIGVPTAIFYWTCQLLGSTLACLVLHFLSASQAVPTTRIAVEMTGFGASIVEGVMTFLLVYTVHVAGDPRAQGRKGLATTVLGALVVGLVTGACVLAASSLTGASMNPARSFGPAVVSGDFKNQAVYWAGPMIGAAVAALVHQNLVFPSAPEPLPHESRHGSVLTVVV